From Osmerus eperlanus chromosome 16, fOsmEpe2.1, whole genome shotgun sequence:
ACGGTTATTAatagttgaaaaaaaaaaaagacttcaAAATCATTTCAAAATTGGCCTACCGTGTTGGAAATGACAAAAGAATAGATGTTCATGAGGACCTTACACAACAAGGGTCTGACTATTCAGAATGCAAATTGACAGTTTCATTTGTCATGCTGTTTCAATCAAGGTTTTTTTCAAACGTTTCTCTATTAATTTTCAATCTTACCAATTGTTATCTTTGCCTCCAGGGCGACAAGTTGTTTTGGCAGGACTAAATCATAACAGGTTGGAGCCTAGTCTTATTGAAAATATATGCAGTCTTTTATTGTGCAACATTTATAATTTCTCCAATGATGTGACTGAATGCTCTGTTTTATATAAACAGTGTGTTGGGACTTCTGTTACATCACAGGGCCATTCTAGCAGCCTCAAGTTCACATAGCAGATCCTGTGTGGCTCAGTGGGAGAATAGGCCTGAGGCaagctacctgtgtgtgtgtgtgtgtgtgtgtgtgtgtgtgtgtgtgtgtgtgcgtgtgtaagagagggaggcagggaaaaaaaggagggagagagaactagTGAGATTCCAGAGTGAAGCCTGAGTTTGGTTAAACACTGCGACATGCAGCATCAACCTTTCACGCCAGTTTGGGTTGGCAATCTGGGGGGAAATGTCAATGTGGACTCTGATCATGACCAGACTTGAGCCACGAGGTGtacgataacacacacacacactgaagataCACACAAGACTAGCTTTGTGGTCCGACAAAAATCGAATGTGGAAAACAATTCATTAGTGTTGCGAAAATGTGTTTGTCAGACTTGCTGCATTGTTGTACTATTACACCTAACTTGGTATATCATTAGCTGATCCAACAAACATTGTGCATTTCAGTGAGTCTATGAGAATTCAGCTGTGGACCATAATTTGCTCGTAATTGCTCTGGGACAGTGTGGAATACATAATTAcatattttactgtaatttaacaAGGGTCTAAACCAGCTTTCACTAACTTTCTTGCTAGCAGACTGCAGACTGATGACTTGCATTGGAGATTTGTAGAGACACATTGAATGCAGATTTGTTTTCTAGCATCAGCTAATAAGATGCCAAGAATTGGGTATTGCTGATGGGTTGCACTATAGAAAGTCAATGCATGCAAGATATGTTAATCCAAGTATGAACTATGTATATACTTAGGTTGAGTGAACTAGGCATTATATCTATGTTTAAACCTTGAGATTGGATGTTTGATTACCTTTGACAGATAAGACTTCCTCTATTCAGCCACCTGCAAACAGATTTTACCAAATTAAGGTGAACAGAATGTGCAACAATGCAGAAAGACCGACAGAGAATGAATGCATTCATTACAATGTAACACCATCCACTCCGTAGTGACAAAACAGTCCAATGTTTTAGTTggatataatatatatttattcttcCACTGAGTTGAGGCCACAAACACTGTGACATATAAaacgaaaaaagaaaaaaaactcctCAGATCCCTCATGAACACATTATCTGTGTCACCTTTCAACCCTCTTCTCTCGAATgctcccttccacctgctctttACAGCGCTGCCAACGCAATGGAGGTGATTAATGACAGAGCGATGACCAGGTATCCGGAGCGGTACACTTCCGGGATCTTGAAGCCCTTTCCGACATCCCAGAACTGACAGAAAGTCAGACACAGAAGGAGAAAACAAGGAATAAAGAATCAAGAATGCTTACATCCTACTCCCAACTTCATAGATGTAACATATTTAACAGGACTACAAACAAATGTGACatgcattttttttattctACCTAAATGTAATCTATAAAacagccccaccaccaccaaaaaAGTAGCCATGTTTGACAAGACAACATAATGCACTGTGTATGCACGAGGTCGAACTGGGTCAGACAGGACGTACCAGATGGCGGATGCCATTGTACGTGTGGAAGGCCACGGGGAAGGCCAGGCCAAACTTGGCAAAGGTGATCAGCTGAGGCCCGAACGAGAAGGAGTGGATGAGGTCCAGGTAGTGTGGGTAGTCACCAGGCAACACCAGCGCGGCCAGAGCAAACGCTGAGATCCCTGAGCGAGCGAGAGcagtgggacagagagagggagtggggagcGGGACAGAACAAAGGAGGGAAGAAGAAACTTTTATTTGTTATGCAGGAAGCGGTGacactgggaacacacacatgcatgctccACCGATTAACATTTTCCTCTGCATTTTCCCATCTCGTTGTCCTTCCTTcgagggcagccaggagcagttATCAGCCACATCAAGGCGACCGGGGGGCCAAGTCCAAGTGCTCACCTCATGCCTGACCAGGAACATGGGCAGGAGAGCAATCTGTTCTGCATATTCTTATTGGGGTTCTCTTTGCGGAGGAACTCGTGTGAGCACGGGGAGAACATGaaaactccacacagaaagaACCAGAAGATAGCCCACCTGAGCGCCGAACAGTACCCCAAGCGAGAGAATAATGTCTGGGAAAATCATTCCTATCGGTCTACAGACAACAGCGTAGCATGGGGACTAGGGGTGGGcggtataccggtatgaacgcgaataccggtattgcgttgtgccatgatatggattttgccatatcatggatatcacgatatattaatGAATGTATTAAGTAAAGCTTTTCTGTTTGGTAGAAAATATAAGTCAAGTGATACTGCCTAGTGGGCTAGTTCAAATTTGTATCTTTtattacaaaaaaaacatgcagcatTGACGCTGCACGCATTGTGCCAGCCAATGAAAGTCAACAAACAAGCTAGCCCAACTCCAGAGGAAGCAAACATTCATGAGTAAACTGCTTTTGTTGGAAAGTGTAAGAAAGCGTTAATGATGTCTGAAAATAACGCCAGTGGGGTTGATTTGTCGGACGAAGAATTGGTAAAAAAAATGGGGCCTCTTCTGTCGTTTGGAAATGGTTTCAAGTTATCCGACATCGACcaacagtagcctactctgTAAGTTGTGTCGTCGAATTGTGCTAGCCAAAGGTGGAAACCCTAGCAATCTTTTTCACCACCTGAAAGCCATGCATGTGCGCAAAAATGAATCTACCAGAATGCGTTTGACAAATCcaatgccaggttggttagaattgtgaaatgtttattgtaggcacacagaatcgagtattcagccatgtaataattgtttatagctCGAGCTAACTCACTACGAATATTTAACAGAGTTTTCTTGCGAACCCATAAACGTAGGCTACGGTTGAACGCGTAGGCTACTGAGAAGTCGCTCTTCCGTGGCAATTAAACCCTGCAAAATTCAACTCATGTGACACACTGGagttacccaattcaaatccgTCCGAGTGCAGTAGATTAGCTGCTGcattgcggattgcattgtcatgacattttaagaaCATTGATATATACCGATACCGTCAGTGCTTACGTATTATACcgtgataaacattttaggccatatcgcccagccctaatgGGGACCCCATTACAGCCCATCATGTTCATTTCCACAACAATGTTCCCAGGCCACCTTGTAATTGTCCATAAGTGGTCTTAAAGAGTCCAATCATCCTGTCAATTGCAATGTTGCACAAAAGGTCTTACCTCCACTGAGTCCAACCCCTGTGCCTCTGAATGTGATTGACATCACCATGGGGACCGACCACCTGGAAGAAACGATGACGGAACACACAGCCATGAAatgtacaggtacacacagcaTTCGTGGTTTAGCCCTAAGGCAAGGATTGCTACCAGGCTACAACTAACTGACCATGTCTACTCAGAGTCTAGCAACATTCTAGAACCAACACAGATGAGAGGCACATCTGAAATGGTGCAAGCTTAATCTCATGAGCCAATCTAcaagcccaaacacacacacacacacacacatatacccatgCACACATACTTGTAGATGGTGAGATGGGGGGACATGGGTCTGTTTAGCCTGTTGTTTTTGGCCCAAAACTTGTTCATCTCCTCTTTAGCAGTGGTTCCCATTGGAACTGAACTAAGATGCGGAAAGAGTAAAGGTTAGTTTCTACAAGAAAGGTTGTTACTTGTAGATTTCATATGAGGTGATATTATAGACAGAGGAGCAAGCACACAGGACTTCTTTCAAATTAAGTATCTTTATATATCTAATTTTCCATACATTTTTCATGTCACAGAAACACAACTCACTGTCTGTAGAGAACTCCATACTGAGAACGAGATGAGCAAACGCCTTGTCGGGCCAACATTCTATGGAGAAAGGCACAAATCAGTACGTCCTAAAATAATCGAAAGCGAAACCGTAGAGTCAAAGATCATGTTCATGGACCGAgtgtccttcctgtctgtctcggtAAACCATAGTAATGAATTTAAATGTTGCTTATTTTCAGATGGCAAAATCATTGAAGAACACACTGGAGACATTCCCTGGCTATGTTTTGTTCGTGTGTTAGTCCGCACAATGAAGTGAAACATTTGGCACGGTTTGGACTTTTGAAACGGACGTTTTCTATGTACTAAATACGTTGCCATAAGTGTcacataaatgttacagcttGGTACACTATTTACAGGAGGTGTCACATTGTGCAGCTGCTCGAAGATCAATATTGCTCGAGTAGTGCACTAGCAAGCTAGCCAGTCGTAACGTCGTTTGTACGCTAGCATGCCATGACCTACCCTAGTTAGCTAAAATGTtgatgatgacagtgaggtTATTCTTTTGTTTCCTGCGTATATTTAATAATGATGTCATATACGTATACAATGTGAAGAGTAACATGCTTCCCTATAAAAAGATACACTGAGAAAACAATGTTTACATCGCCATATTTTAAGAAGTAGAATAGGATAGATGGACTGACCTTAGAAGCAACGCCATTTTTTTCACCATTGAACGGATGTGACGTGACGGATGTTGTTATACACAAAATATTTCAACCCAAATGCCCTTTAAGAaggtcaaacaaaaataaataaatataaatacatacatatatagatACATCATTTTAGAAGGGCAAACTGCTGTAAAGTGTCGTAAAATTGTAATCGGACGTGATAGTATTATACGGATAACTACAAGAGAAAGCAGTTGGATTGTGAAACAGTGTTACAGTCTATGGTTAATAAAACCAGACGTGGTGAAAGTATCGAGTTCAAGGTAAACCCAGACAAAATATTATAAGACGTTTGTCAATAAAAATCTGTTTGTTTTCTGGGATCTAATGTAAATGCAGAAAGTAGGCAAATAAATACTAGGTTGGCCTAATAAGTAACGCCACTGATGAATAGGGTTCTCACTGTAGCATTTTACATTTGATTAGATATTTATCATTCAAGACAAACCTATAAAAGTAGACTGAGCAGGATGTTGATTCAGTTGCATTTTAATTTCAGgtttatttaaaataaatgttgtgtaactcAAATAATTGAATCTCAATGTTGCATTGAATTTCAGGTTAATTGCACATGTACAAACTTTTGTTAATTGGTTAAAAAATACAAAGCTATAGCTTAAAATTCTTAAGTTTTGCTCTTTATTTTATGTTCACATTAAGGGCAGTTCACTCTTCCCCAATCACCTTTCATCGTAACCATCATCATTGCAATTCCTGAGAGAAATTAACAAATGAAACCAAACTCTATTTGGAATAGATTTTATTGGAACATTTCACTTGCTGATGTCGACACAACTTGAGGTACATTAATATTCCACTGCATCATGCAAAAGTCCTTCTGCTTGACACTGGAAAATTCTAAAATATCAATCACTATCAAAAGCTtatttgcagcagcattctgtaGAATAATCAGAGTCTACCGATCCATGCAACAGTAAACTTCAACAtttgactgacagacacactcagactCTTGGTcttcctctcccgctctctcactcacacacacacacaaaaaacacattcacagaGACAATCACATACAAACTGACATTTTTTGAATGTTAATAATATGTCTCCAGTTCCACCCATCCTACAaaagaaagaagggaaaaaaaattatacaaatCAGAAATGTCATTTTCAAAGCATTGCATCTCTTAtatcatttattattattattaaatttcTTCATTTCCATTCAAAACCATTTCCCACTctgatttacattttagtcatttagcagacgctcttatccagagcgactaaaatgactaaatgtaaatgattacaTACACATTTCTCTGATTAGCAAGAACAATTAAGTGTGGCAATGAATTGTCTTTCtgaatctctctctatcttagaTGTTTCAAACTCaataagcatctctctgtgTCCATCCATCTCATGTGACTGGAGGTCAACATGATGTACCCACCTCCAGGGCATCTACGAATAATTAATTTCCGTATCTCGTCATAGATGAAGATGAGCAGACTATACGGGAAGGCACAGAACCACCATGAGaccctgtgggagagagagacagagagagagagagacagagagagacagagagagagacagacggagagagagacagacggagagagtgagagagagacacagacggagagagtgagagaaagagagggagacagacagagagagagagaaagagagagagagagagagagagacagacagacggagagagtgagagagataaatgTAGAGAAAACAATATCTGTTAAAGAGCCAAGGGTAAAGTCAAAGAAGTGTGTCTGGTAAGGATGGAGGTGTGCGACTCTTACTTCAGTGGGTACATGCGCAGGGCAATGTCCATCCCCGGGCAATAGGACAGGAAGGCAGCCAGGGCCGTCTCAGCAAACAGGCCAAATATCAGGATACGGTTACTGGTGAaaagagagaacagaaagaTAAGGAGATAAACATCCCACCTGTCAAtactatatcttttttttttttttaagtataatTTATCATCTTCTCGGTCTTACTTCATTCCCTGCTGGAAGACCGAGTTCCTCCTGGTCTTGCAGATGACAAGGTCAGCCCACTGCACAACCACGATACTGACGAAGAAAGATGTATGGCAGGTGAACTCGACGATCTTCCTCTGCTCGTAGGTCTGCGAGAGGGAAACACCATCTAAACATTCAGAACGATTCACCAACTTTGGAGTCGGGTCTGTGCGTGTTCCCCAGTGTGCGCACCCTGGATGTCTCTTTGCAGAAGCTGATGAGCATGGACGTTTGTGTTTCATAGGAGTCTGTgctttgtttttctgtgtgtgtgtttgtgtgttccgacaaccccctctctctcacccattgCTGTCCGTAGGTGTCCTCTAGGTCGTTGACAACACGGCTGTCCCAGTTCAGACGGATTCCCAGCAGTGTTTGTGGGAGGAAGCCATTTTCAGCCAAGATCACAAAGTAAGTGAAgaacccagccagagcctgaATCAtacctgtacacacagacacaattgcTTTCATTTTGCACCGTGTTATCGTGTTTCACACATGATACGTTCCAGGAAAGATTTCAATTTCCTTCCTGCTTTCAAAAAGAATGACTCTGTGTAACTTACGCTGGTTGAGCATAATACTTCAAACACTGTGAGTTTAATGCCCGCAGGAACCATGATATGAAAATGGTTACCTCACATTGCATCACAAGTCCACGAGTATGCATGGGGTTTTGTGTACAACTGTGTTTACATACGAGTTTTCCACCATTTCAGatacactgtgtatgtgtgtgtgtgtttctgtgtgtgtactttagTTGATGTCTGTGTATGGTAGATTCTGACCTATCTGGCCATAGGCCATACTGATGAGTCTCTCATTCACCAGCTTGTCCGTCTTCGGATTCCTGGGCTGACGCTTCATGATGTCACTCTCGGCTGTCTCGTAGGCCAAGGAAATAGCAGGAacctgacagggagagagatgaacagATGAACCGAAAGGGTGGATAGAGTGAATCTTGTAATGAACAGCTCTATAAAAAAGCTTAAGGGAAGTGCGAGGGCAATATAGGTGACTTAAGGTAGGCCATTTGAGGGATTTCTACTGGATTTAAGATGGCGACTTAGCCCAGTATCAGCTCAGAGtacacagtcagccacacacaaATCCAGTTTGCTTTTGGATTTATGGCCCTCCAGAATCAGAGCAATGGTGAATGAAAGATATGAGCTGCGGTGGAGAACAAGCTGTGTgaagagtgtgttgtgtgtgttctacccACTTCATCAGACTTCAGGGGGGAGGTCATGCTGCAAGTGCCAACATGGTGCCAACTTGGCGTGGTATATTATCAGACTACCTTTTATAGCTCAAAACCAGTGGTTAAAAAAACACCTCAAgagttgtttttatttatttatcaggGTAGTGGATAAAATGACGATTGTCATTATTTAGAATTGCAGGAGCGTTTGATTTGTCGAATCAAATCTGATAGAAACGGatgaaatcaaataaaaaccaaATGAAATCAAAGGACTCAAATAGAGCACATCCCTGATGCTCTGAAGTGTCAGACCCCAGACCGGAGAAGCAGCCAGACAAGACGGACTCACCATGTCTGTTCCCAGGTCAATGCACAGGATGGTGACAGTgcccagaggaagaggaatgctggccaggatgaagaggaggaagggtgtgATCTCTGGAATGTTACTGGTCAGGGTGTAGGCAATGGACTTTTTCAGGTTGTCAAAGATCAGACGACCTTATTGGTGAGGAAAACGTGGATGAATGGAtgcagggaaggaaggagaatagTCAAACAAGTCTATTGTCCAAGATTCAACCGTGATATAAACCTACTGTAAGATGGAACTGACatctttgtctgtttgtgtctctttttctctattaCCTTCCTCAACTCCTGTGACAATAGAAGCAAAGTTGTCATCCAGAAGGATCATGTCAGCAGCTTGCTTGGAGACATCGGAACCTGCGATCCCCATGGCAACCCCAATGTCAGCCTTCTTCAGGGCTGGCGAGTCATTCACACCATCACCCGTCACAGCAACAATCGCTCCCTGGAAACATGGGACGAGAGAAAATTTTTAAGTAAGGGACAAAGAATGTGAAATAAGCCTTGAATATGCCTCGGCAAGATAAATTCTATGTTTTGGAGCTTTTAGGACACTTTGACCAAATTGGAATGCCTTTTGAAACACAATTGTCCTCAAAGGCAGCATGAATTTCAAATTCCTGAGTCATTCAGGTAGAGGGGGCATTATCAAACCTgtatgtattcacacacacaaacgcacacacatgtcaaaacaaacacacgtcaACACAAACGCTCGTTTCACACGGTCCTACCTGTCTCTGGAAGCCCTCCACAATGATGAGTTTCTGCTGAGGTGAGGTGCGGGCAAACACTATCTCAGTATGGTTCCTGAGCAAGTCATCCAGGTACTCCACGCTCATGTCCTTCAGGTCCGACCCGTGCACAACACAGGCCTTGGCATccctgcgagagagagagagagagagagagagagagagagagagagagagagagagagagagagagagagagagagagagagagagagaaagaaagaaaaaagaggaaaagaCAGGTTGTTAAAAAGCGTCAGCATAATAGAGTGaaagataaaaaagaaaaaaaagagagagtaagcatgagagaaaaaaagtgagTCGGACAGTAGAATTTCAAGGATATGGATggatgtgtcacacacacacaaacacacacagactgacacaccACCAACAAACCTGGGGTTGACTTGGCTCAGGGGGATGTTGAGCCTCTCAGCAATGTCCTCCACCGTCTCATTGCCCTCAGAGATGATCCCCACGCCCTTAGCAATGGCTTTGGCCGTGATTGGATGATCACCTGTCACCATGACCACCTGATGACGAAGGATACGAAGAACACATTAGAACCAATCACAAAACAACACTGTCTtcttgtccacacacacacacacagacacacacacttcgatTTGATATATTTGATACAACGCTGACCTGATCCGTTCTGTACTGACCCAGATATTTTCTTTTCATCTTTCCACATTGTCTTTGCCAGCACAGTTTCTGTGACTATAATGGATTCAAAACCAGGCCAGCACACCAAAGCTTGGCACAGCATTGTCTGGCTTGGTTCAGTTGTGCGGGAAACTATATTATATAATTCATCCATCTGTGCTGTTCATCGCATTGAAAAAAGACGTGTCGTTTCTAATGAGGGGTGTTTGGACGTGTTCATTGGTCAGTGCGTCAATTTAGCCAATCACCTTGATGCCAGCTGAGCGGCACTTTCCCACGGCGTCGGGCACGGCTGCGCGGGGGGGGTCGATCATGGATATCAAGCCCAGGAAGCACATGTTCTCAACGGGGAAGTTGACTTCATCACAGTCAAAGGTGAAGCCCCGTGGGaactgggaggggggcaggttcAGGTGACAGAAGCCTGAAGGAGAGGCACACAGAGCTGTTTCAAAAACACATACTCAACCATATACCTGAACATTtcatttttcaaatgttcattaATGGTCATtaaagtaaaaaatatatattctaaAAAGTtatgggggggggttgttgttgtttccAGAATAGAAGAAAATACATTAATttgagacagcacacacacacacaatcaggcgCTGATTCAAGTGTTAAATGAGGCTCGCCACCAGACAAACTCAGATTTCAAACCAGACTGGGAGCAAGGGGTCAAGGAAACCAGTTCTTTGTGCACAGAATGTACCCagaactctctctcccagtcctcctaGTTCCATGTACGCGCTCTGGAAGGCATCTTTCCAGTCATCATCCATAGGATGATCTTCTCCTTGGATCATAATACTGCTACACCTGAGTTTGAAAAAACACAATTTTGTCTCAATGAGGACATTACCCTTCCCCGACAGTGAGACACTGAATGTATGTGTATTGGATCATATTGAGATACGCGCAGTTCATGATATTCATATTATTGAGTTGAGGAAATACCTGTCTAATATCCTCTCAGGTGCTCCTTTCATCACCAGCAGATGGCTGGAAGGGTTGTCCTTCACCTCGTGAATTGAAAGCTTCCACAAACATCCAAGGAGTTCATCAATAACCATTACAGCAattacacagcaaacacacagaacagacagtGAATGGGCATCCATCTTTGCCAAGGCTAACGATTGACGAGGACCCTTTTCCTCGTGTCTACAATGCATccgacacacatacagtactttGAAAGAGACATAGTTCATAAGGCACGTCTCTGCTGTTGGCAGGAGATCACATCAGGGGGAGTCAGGAGGAGGGTCAGAAGCAGGTACCTGGTACTTGTTGGTGGAGTTGAAGGGGATCTCTCCTACTTTGGGGTTTTGCAGCCTCATCTCGCGCACGCTCCCACAGCACAGCTCGATG
This genomic window contains:
- the sdhc gene encoding succinate dehydrogenase cytochrome b560 subunit, mitochondrial gives rise to the protein MVKKMALLLRMLARQGVCSSRSQYGVLYRHSVPMGTTAKEEMNKFWAKNNRLNRPMSPHLTIYKWSVPMVMSITFRGTGVGLSGGISAFALAALVLPGDYPHYLDLIHSFSFGPQLITFAKFGLAFPVAFHTYNGIRHLFWDVGKGFKIPEVYRSGYLVIALSLITSIALAAL
- the atp1a2a gene encoding sodium/potassium-transporting ATPase subunit alpha-2, with the translated sequence MGRESGAENEGKKMKKERHLAELKKEVDMDDHKVSLDELSKRYGMDLNRGLTYAKALEVLARDGPNALTPPPTTPEWVKFCRQLFGGFSVLLWIGALLCFLAYSIQVATEDEPANDNLYLGVVLSAVVIITGCFSYYQEAKSSRIMDSFKNMVPQQALVIREGEKMQINAELVVQGDLVEIKGGDRIPADLRVVSAAGCKVDNSSLTGESEPQSRSPEFTHDNPLETKNICFFSTNCVEGTAHGIVIATGDRTVMGRIATLASGLEGGQTPINMEIEHFIHLITGVAVFLGVSFFILAIVLGYGWLEAVIFLIGIIVANVPEGLLATVTVCLTLTAKRMAKKNCLVKNLEAVETLGSTSTICSDKTGTLTQNRMTVAHMWFDNMIHEADTTEDQSGATFNKSSATWVALARVAALCNRAEFKAGQEHTQILRRDTAGDASESALLKCIELCCGSVREMRLQNPKVGEIPFNSTNKYQLSIHEVKDNPSSHLLVMKGAPERILDRCSSIMIQGEDHPMDDDWKDAFQSAYMELGGLGERVLGFCHLNLPPSQFPRGFTFDCDEVNFPVENMCFLGLISMIDPPRAAVPDAVGKCRSAGIKVVMVTGDHPITAKAIAKGVGIISEGNETVEDIAERLNIPLSQVNPRDAKACVVHGSDLKDMSVEYLDDLLRNHTEIVFARTSPQQKLIIVEGFQRQGAIVAVTGDGVNDSPALKKADIGVAMGIAGSDVSKQAADMILLDDNFASIVTGVEEGRLIFDNLKKSIAYTLTSNIPEITPFLLFILASIPLPLGTVTILCIDLGTDMVPAISLAYETAESDIMKRQPRNPKTDKLVNERLISMAYGQIGMIQALAGFFTYFVILAENGFLPQTLLGIRLNWDSRVVNDLEDTYGQQWTYEQRKIVEFTCHTSFFVSIVVVQWADLVICKTRRNSVFQQGMNNRILIFGLFAETALAAFLSYCPGMDIALRMYPLKVSWWFCAFPYSLLIFIYDEIRKLIIRRCPGGWVELETYY